From the genome of Hymenobacter sp. PAMC 26628, one region includes:
- a CDS encoding sigma-54-dependent transcriptional regulator, with protein sequence MVLIVDDDLAVRTSLGLLLKQAGYTTRAADGPAGALAAVRAETPALVLLDMNFSRATTGDDGLALLREIKALAPLVPVVLITGWGSIALAVAGMKAGAAEFVTKPWHNDALLQTIGTVLALRGPGPAAGAPPGRRALDKQLSLSAIVGEDERLLAVLRQVGQVATTDAAVLIEGESGTGKELIAEALHQNSRRRGQPFVKVNLGGISSSLFESELFGHRRGAFTDAKADRVGRFELANGGTIFLDEIGELELASQVKLLRVLQDRTYEVLGDSKPRRLDLRVVAATNKNLAELVAQGRFREDLFYRLNLITLRLPALRERPHDVPLLVRHFLAQLRATYQRPGLRVGAPALHWLQAQPLPGNIRELKNLVERAVLVSGHDELTPADFQQSGAATAPFAAPGAPPVPGTLTLDQLEAQAIRQSVAHHQGNLSRVARALGLSRGALYRRLDKYGIPYDEPAG encoded by the coding sequence GTGGTTCTGATTGTTGACGACGACCTGGCCGTGCGCACCTCGTTGGGCCTGCTGCTGAAGCAAGCCGGCTACACCACCCGCGCCGCCGACGGCCCCGCCGGGGCCCTGGCCGCCGTGCGCGCCGAAACGCCGGCCCTGGTGCTGCTCGACATGAACTTCTCGCGCGCCACCACCGGCGACGACGGGCTGGCCTTGCTGCGCGAAATCAAGGCGTTGGCCCCGCTGGTGCCGGTGGTGCTCATCACCGGCTGGGGCTCCATTGCGCTGGCCGTGGCGGGCATGAAGGCCGGCGCCGCCGAATTCGTAACCAAGCCCTGGCACAACGACGCCCTGCTCCAGACCATCGGCACGGTGCTGGCGCTGCGGGGCCCTGGGCCCGCCGCCGGGGCCCCGCCCGGCCGCCGGGCCCTGGACAAGCAACTATCCCTCAGCGCCATCGTGGGCGAAGACGAGCGCCTGCTGGCCGTGCTGCGCCAGGTGGGCCAGGTGGCGACCACTGACGCGGCGGTGCTCATCGAGGGCGAAAGCGGCACCGGCAAGGAGCTGATTGCCGAGGCCCTGCACCAGAACAGTCGCCGCCGCGGCCAGCCCTTCGTGAAGGTGAACCTGGGCGGCATCTCGTCGTCGCTGTTTGAGAGCGAGCTGTTTGGCCACCGGCGCGGGGCCTTCACCGACGCCAAGGCCGACCGGGTGGGCCGCTTCGAGCTGGCGAACGGCGGCACCATTTTCCTGGATGAAATCGGCGAGTTGGAGCTGGCCAGCCAGGTGAAGCTGCTGCGCGTGCTGCAAGACCGCACCTACGAGGTGCTCGGCGACAGCAAGCCGCGGCGGCTGGACCTGCGCGTGGTGGCCGCCACCAACAAGAACCTGGCGGAGCTGGTGGCCCAGGGCCGCTTCCGCGAAGACCTGTTCTACCGCCTCAACCTCATCACGCTGCGCCTGCCCGCCCTGCGCGAGCGGCCCCACGACGTGCCGCTGCTGGTGCGCCACTTCCTGGCCCAGCTGCGCGCTACCTACCAGCGGCCCGGCCTGCGCGTGGGGGCCCCCGCGCTGCACTGGCTGCAAGCGCAGCCGCTGCCCGGCAACATCCGCGAGTTGAAAAACCTGGTCGAGCGCGCCGTGCTCGTCAGCGGCCACGACGAGCTGACGCCCGCCGATTTCCAGCAGAGCGGGGCCGCCACGGCGCCATTCGCCGCCCCCGGGGCCCCGCCCGTGCCCGGCACGCTCACCCTCGACCAGCTGGAAGCGCAGGCCATTCGCCAGAGCGTGGCCCACCACCAGGGCAATTTGAGCCGGGTGGCCCGGGCCCTGGGCCTCAGCCGCGGGGCCCTGTACCGGCGCCTCGACAAATACGGCATTCCTTATGATGAGCCTGCGGGTTAA
- a CDS encoding head GIN domain-containing protein → MKNFVLPALLWSLALVPALAQTTDAQVRPVAPFHAIKVGTGIALDLTAGHGQRVEASAATTEMRDRIKTTVEDGVLVIRYENPDSDTRRNTSTQHLRVAVTADQLTALTAGSGAAVDAKGDYAAPNFQLDVSSGASLRADIATTDLTVRQGSGSVITLKGKAPHLDIRTGSGSVFNGKDLQTDKCEAQASSGSTLKIAVREALVAEASSGASIKYQGAPTVTKHTGSGGSVRSM, encoded by the coding sequence ATGAAAAATTTCGTTCTCCCCGCCCTGCTCTGGTCGCTGGCCCTGGTGCCCGCCCTTGCCCAAACCACCGACGCGCAGGTGCGCCCGGTGGCCCCGTTCCACGCCATCAAGGTCGGTACCGGCATTGCCCTGGACCTCACCGCCGGCCACGGCCAGCGCGTGGAGGCCAGCGCCGCCACTACCGAAATGCGCGACCGCATCAAAACCACCGTGGAGGACGGCGTACTCGTCATTCGCTACGAAAATCCCGACAGTGATACCCGCCGCAACACCAGCACCCAGCACCTGCGCGTGGCCGTAACGGCCGACCAGCTCACGGCCCTCACGGCCGGCAGCGGCGCGGCCGTGGACGCCAAGGGCGACTACGCGGCCCCCAATTTCCAGCTCGACGTGTCGTCGGGGGCCTCGCTGCGGGCCGACATTGCCACCACCGACCTCACCGTGCGCCAGGGCAGCGGCAGCGTCATCACCCTCAAGGGCAAGGCCCCGCACCTCGACATCCGCACCGGCAGCGGCTCCGTCTTCAACGGCAAGGACCTGCAAACCGACAAGTGCGAGGCCCAGGCCAGCAGCGGCAGCACCCTGAAAATAGCCGTGCGCGAGGCCCTGGTGGCCGAGGCCAGCAGCGGCGCCAGCATCAAGTACCAGGGCGCGCCCACCGTCACGAAGCACACCGGCAGCGGCGGCAGCGTGCGCAGCATGTAA
- a CDS encoding ABC transporter permease, translating to MIRHLFTLMWNRKRANGLLVLEILLAFVVLFAVSSLGVYLWQNYRAPLGFAYEQVWDVSLSPGGQPSRGQVLGTLQQIIQHLKDTPGVAGVSRSEGNTPYAFASNNGDLSAGEGTNKRVCEVANYYNASPEFREVMGLQLKAGRWFDRRDEAANSRAVVITESLRDALFAPGESPLGRVIEGGPTRMLPQAWRVVGVSGPYRGDGELSEPKPAIFLYVSPQDTTDALTTLLVRVQPGSGAALEKKISDDIRALNPTWSSTITPLANQRRVQFKQLLTPPVILGVVSLFLLINVALGLYGVLWLNISQRRGELGVRRAMGATGAAISGQVVGEILVLTTFGLGLGLLVAVQFPLLGVLGVPAGVYGTAMAMAAAGLYLLATGCALYPSRLAAGIQPAVALREE from the coding sequence ATGATCCGCCACCTGTTCACCCTGATGTGGAACCGCAAGCGCGCCAACGGCCTGCTGGTGCTCGAAATCCTGCTGGCCTTCGTGGTGCTGTTCGCCGTGAGCAGCCTGGGCGTGTACCTGTGGCAGAACTACCGCGCCCCGCTGGGCTTCGCCTACGAGCAGGTGTGGGACGTCAGCCTGAGCCCCGGCGGCCAGCCCAGCCGCGGGCAAGTGCTGGGTACCCTGCAACAAATCATCCAACACCTGAAAGATACCCCCGGCGTGGCCGGCGTGTCGCGCAGCGAGGGCAACACGCCCTACGCTTTTGCTTCCAACAACGGCGACCTGTCGGCGGGCGAAGGGACTAACAAGCGCGTCTGCGAAGTGGCCAACTACTACAACGCCAGCCCCGAATTCCGGGAGGTGATGGGGTTGCAACTGAAAGCCGGCCGCTGGTTCGACCGCCGCGACGAAGCCGCCAACAGCCGCGCCGTCGTCATCACTGAATCGTTGCGCGACGCGCTGTTCGCGCCCGGCGAGTCGCCGCTGGGCCGGGTCATCGAAGGGGGCCCCACCCGCATGCTGCCCCAAGCGTGGCGGGTGGTGGGGGTGAGCGGGCCCTACCGCGGCGATGGCGAATTGAGCGAGCCCAAGCCCGCTATTTTCTTGTACGTCAGCCCGCAGGACACCACCGATGCCCTCACCACGCTGCTGGTGCGGGTGCAGCCCGGCAGCGGGGCCGCGCTGGAAAAGAAAATCAGCGACGACATCCGCGCCCTCAACCCTACTTGGTCAAGCACCATCACCCCGCTGGCCAACCAGCGCCGCGTGCAGTTCAAGCAGCTGCTCACGCCGCCCGTCATCCTGGGCGTGGTGAGCCTGTTTTTGCTCATCAACGTGGCGTTGGGGCTGTACGGGGTGCTGTGGCTCAACATCAGCCAGCGGCGGGGCGAGCTGGGCGTGCGCCGGGCCATGGGGGCCACGGGCGCGGCCATTAGTGGGCAGGTGGTGGGCGAAATCCTGGTGCTCACCACGTTTGGGCTGGGGCTGGGGCTGCTGGTGGCCGTGCAGTTCCCGCTGCTGGGGGTGCTGGGCGTGCCGGCCGGGGTGTACGGCACGGCCATGGCTATGGCGGCGGCGGGCCTGTATCTGCTGGCCACAGGCTGCGCGCTGTACCCCAGCCGGTTGGCCGCGGGCATCCAGCCGGCGGTGGCCCTGCGCGAGGAGTAA
- a CDS encoding ABC transporter permease, producing MLWNYLKIAWKVLLRRKFFTAISLFGISFTLMILLVIYAFFDYAVGPHRPELRTDRLLFVNRMQLLYKGGGQNNSSVGYAFVNQQMKALRTPEKVSVSEANPGTAVAYVGQHTLKLDQRRTDGEFWQVLDFDFLAGRPYNLQEVGAAAHVAVINETTARQYFGAVAGAVGQTVEVDAVRYRVVGVVHDVPVMRLLTYADVWVPITTTPDDLRKPDLLGAYQAIVLARGPGDVQRVQDEYDQLITRQPLPDPQKYARLVSHALPLMTNLTARFSGGELAPGGGNRFLGLLGLLGLLFMLLPALNLVNINVSRTLERSGEIGVRKAFGATARRLTGQFLVENIFLTLLGGVLGLGLAAGALHLLNSSQFIPHSEFALNGRVLGMGLGVVLFFGILSGAYPAYKMSKLQAVKALKGDNAA from the coding sequence ATGCTGTGGAACTACTTGAAAATCGCCTGGAAGGTGCTGCTGCGGCGCAAGTTCTTCACCGCCATCAGCCTGTTCGGCATCAGCTTCACGCTGATGATTTTGCTGGTGATATACGCCTTTTTCGACTACGCCGTGGGGCCCCACCGGCCCGAGCTGCGCACCGACCGGCTGCTGTTTGTGAACCGCATGCAGCTGCTCTACAAAGGGGGCGGGCAGAACAATTCGAGCGTGGGCTACGCCTTTGTGAACCAGCAAATGAAGGCCCTGCGCACGCCGGAAAAAGTATCCGTCAGCGAAGCCAACCCTGGCACGGCGGTGGCCTACGTGGGCCAGCACACGCTGAAGCTCGACCAGCGGCGCACCGACGGCGAATTCTGGCAGGTGCTGGACTTCGACTTCCTCGCCGGCCGGCCCTACAACTTGCAGGAGGTGGGCGCGGCGGCCCACGTGGCCGTCATCAACGAAACCACGGCCCGGCAATACTTCGGCGCGGTGGCCGGCGCGGTGGGCCAAACCGTGGAGGTGGACGCCGTGCGCTACCGGGTGGTGGGCGTGGTGCACGACGTGCCCGTGATGCGCCTGCTCACCTACGCCGACGTGTGGGTACCCATCACTACCACGCCCGACGACCTGCGCAAGCCCGACCTGCTGGGGGCCTACCAGGCCATTGTGCTGGCCCGGGGCCCCGGCGATGTGCAGCGGGTGCAGGACGAGTACGACCAGCTTATTACCCGCCAGCCCCTGCCCGACCCCCAGAAATACGCGCGGCTGGTCTCGCACGCCCTGCCGCTGATGACCAACCTCACGGCGCGCTTCAGCGGCGGCGAGCTGGCCCCCGGCGGCGGCAACCGCTTCCTGGGGCTGCTGGGGCTGCTGGGCCTGCTGTTCATGCTGCTGCCGGCCCTCAACCTGGTGAACATCAACGTGAGCCGCACCCTGGAACGTTCGGGTGAGATTGGGGTGCGCAAGGCCTTCGGGGCCACGGCGCGCCGGCTCACGGGGCAGTTTCTGGTCGAGAATATTTTCCTCACGCTGCTGGGCGGCGTGCTGGGCCTGGGGCTGGCCGCCGGGGCCCTGCACCTGCTCAACAGCAGCCAGTTCATTCCGCATTCGGAGTTTGCCCTGAACGGGCGCGTGCTGGGGATGGGGCTGGGCGTGGTGCTGTTTTTCGGCATCCTGTCGGGGGCCTACCCGGCTTACAAAATGTCCAAGCTACAGGCCGTTAAGGCTCTGAAAGGAGACAACGCCGCATGA
- a CDS encoding ABC transporter permease, with translation MIRHLFTLIWNRRRANFLLITEMFLAFVVLFVVGSLLAHYQRNYRTPLGFAYAQVWRVDLDPGTQPPASYLATVRQVVARLRALPGVVAVARTSGNTPFSGSTNASKVGAGTEGLRATPASGHSVEDPLREVLQLPVVAGRWFDRRDDGAALPPAVLTRDLAGQLFPQQSPLGQVVARNDEKFRVVGVVERFRADGDLVAPRPALLMRVSPQDTALGEASTLLLRVQPGSGAQLERQMSTETLAIAKGWRVSITALPKQRAAQLKEALTPLGALVLVCVFLVVNVALGLFGVLWQAINQRRAELGVRRAMGATAGGISGQVVGEVLVLTTFGLLLGLLVAVQFPLLGAFNVPAGVYFTAMAAAAAGLYALAVGCALYPSRLAAGIQPAVALREE, from the coding sequence ATGATCCGCCACCTGTTTACATTGATTTGGAACCGCCGCCGGGCCAACTTTCTGCTCATCACCGAAATGTTCCTGGCCTTCGTGGTCCTGTTCGTGGTCGGCAGCCTGCTGGCCCACTACCAGCGCAACTACCGCACGCCGCTGGGCTTCGCCTACGCGCAGGTGTGGCGCGTGGACCTCGACCCCGGCACCCAGCCCCCGGCCAGCTACCTGGCCACGGTGCGGCAGGTGGTGGCGCGGCTGCGGGCCCTGCCGGGCGTGGTGGCCGTGGCCCGCACCTCGGGCAACACCCCGTTTTCGGGCAGCACCAACGCCTCCAAGGTGGGCGCGGGCACCGAGGGGCTGCGGGCCACCCCGGCCAGCGGCCACTCGGTGGAAGACCCCCTGCGCGAGGTGTTGCAGCTGCCCGTGGTGGCGGGCCGCTGGTTCGACCGGCGCGACGACGGCGCGGCCCTGCCGCCGGCCGTGCTCACCCGCGACCTGGCCGGGCAGCTGTTCCCGCAGCAGTCGCCGCTGGGGCAGGTGGTGGCGCGCAACGACGAGAAATTTCGGGTGGTGGGCGTCGTCGAGCGGTTCCGGGCCGACGGGGACCTGGTCGCGCCGCGGCCCGCCCTGCTCATGCGCGTCAGCCCGCAGGACACCGCCCTCGGCGAAGCCTCGACCCTCCTGCTGCGGGTGCAGCCGGGGTCCGGGGCCCAGCTGGAGCGGCAAATGAGCACCGAAACGCTGGCCATTGCCAAGGGCTGGCGCGTGAGCATCACGGCGCTCCCGAAGCAGCGCGCCGCCCAGCTGAAGGAGGCCCTGACGCCCCTTGGGGCCCTGGTGCTGGTCTGCGTATTCCTGGTGGTGAACGTGGCGCTGGGCCTGTTTGGTGTGCTGTGGCAAGCCATCAACCAGCGGCGCGCTGAGCTCGGCGTGCGCCGGGCCATGGGGGCCACGGCGGGGGGCATCAGCGGGCAGGTGGTGGGCGAGGTGCTGGTGCTCACCACGTTTGGCCTGCTGCTGGGGCTGCTGGTGGCGGTGCAGTTTCCGCTGCTGGGGGCCTTCAACGTGCCGGCCGGCGTGTACTTCACCGCGATGGCGGCGGCGGCGGCCGGCCTGTACGCGCTGGCGGTGGGCTGTGCGCTGTACCCCAGCCGGTTGGCGGCGGGTATCCAGCCGGCCGTGGCCCTGCGCGAAGAATAA
- a CDS encoding ABC transporter permease has translation MLWNYLKMAWKVLQRRKFFTFISLFGISFTLMILLVVYAMFDHTVGPHAPEKRVDRLLFTSSLYYWSPQIENGGHPSYSFLEHYIRPLRTPEKVSISTGHGTAVAYVGNTKLELDQKYTDGEFWQVLDFDFLEGRPYNPQEVSAAAHVAVINESTARNYFGTARGVLGRTIVTDEVRYRVVGVVRDVPASRGFTYAEVWMPITTSTQDIHNAEYMGSCMAILLARRAADVPAMQQEFARAVRQVPPPTAVYKWCTEVRLYAGSLLATTVRERLGEDGPDDGVPWFGQVSAGLLLLFMLLPALNLVNVNVSRIRDRSSEIGVRKAFGATSGALVRQFLVENLFLTVLGGALGLGLAAAALHLINTSGLVAYTQFGLNGRVFLGAVVIILLFGLLSGVYPAYKMSKLQAVQALKGESNPA, from the coding sequence ATGCTCTGGAATTACTTAAAAATGGCTTGGAAGGTCTTGCAGCGGCGCAAGTTCTTCACGTTCATCAGCCTGTTCGGCATCAGCTTCACGCTGATGATCTTGCTGGTGGTGTACGCCATGTTTGACCACACGGTGGGGCCCCACGCGCCCGAAAAGCGGGTGGACCGGCTGCTGTTCACCAGCTCCCTGTACTACTGGTCGCCGCAAATAGAGAACGGCGGCCACCCCAGCTACTCGTTTCTGGAGCACTACATCCGCCCGCTGCGCACGCCGGAAAAGGTGTCCATCAGCACAGGCCACGGCACGGCCGTGGCCTACGTGGGCAACACCAAGCTGGAGCTGGACCAGAAATACACCGACGGCGAATTCTGGCAAGTGCTGGACTTTGATTTCCTCGAAGGCCGGCCCTACAACCCGCAGGAAGTGAGCGCGGCGGCCCACGTGGCGGTTATCAACGAGAGCACCGCCCGCAACTACTTCGGCACCGCCCGCGGCGTGCTGGGCCGCACCATCGTCACCGATGAAGTTCGCTACCGAGTAGTGGGCGTGGTACGCGACGTGCCCGCCTCCCGCGGTTTCACCTACGCCGAGGTGTGGATGCCCATCACGACCAGCACCCAGGACATCCACAACGCGGAGTACATGGGCTCTTGCATGGCCATTTTGCTGGCCCGGCGGGCCGCCGATGTGCCAGCCATGCAGCAGGAATTTGCCCGGGCCGTGCGCCAAGTGCCCCCGCCCACGGCCGTGTACAAGTGGTGCACGGAGGTGCGGCTCTACGCCGGCTCGCTGCTGGCCACCACGGTGCGCGAGCGGCTGGGCGAGGACGGCCCCGACGACGGGGTGCCCTGGTTCGGGCAGGTGAGCGCCGGGCTGCTGCTACTGTTCATGCTGCTGCCGGCCCTGAACCTGGTGAACGTCAACGTCAGCCGCATCCGTGACCGCAGCTCCGAAATTGGGGTGCGCAAGGCCTTCGGGGCCACCAGCGGGGCCCTGGTTCGGCAGTTCTTGGTCGAAAACCTGTTTTTGACGGTGCTGGGCGGGGCCTTGGGCCTGGGGCTGGCCGCGGCGGCCCTGCACCTCATCAATACCAGCGGCCTGGTGGCCTACACGCAGTTCGGGCTTAACGGCCGGGTCTTCCTGGGAGCCGTGGTCATCATCCTGCTTTTTGGATTGCTGTCGGGGGTGTACCCGGCCTACAAAATGTCGAAACTCCAGGCCGTGCAGGCCCTTAAAGGCGAAAGCAACCCCGCATGA
- a CDS encoding ABC transporter permease: MLKHLFTLIWNRKRANGLLIVEIFLAFVVLFVVGSLLVYRWQNYRAPLGFAYEQVWEVDLDPGTQPKAERYATQQQVIQRLKSLPGVRSVTRTSSNTPFTNSHNSSNIERPDQRIFRPPSNVYNLDDAAADVLQLPLEEGRWFDRRDDGAPVVVISHDMKELMFPTETALGKLVVADGNRRIVGVTAAFRADGDFADPKQAIFLRNGVQDTTFDHLRTLLVRVQPGAGGALEKQMSADIRAIGPSWSSNITPLSEARDKQMKAVLMPLVALVITCVFLVVNVALGLFGVLWQTINQRRSEIGLRRAIGASAGGISGQILGEILVVATFGLALGLLVAAQFPLLGVLGVRVGVYATAMALAAGLVYLLTVVCALYPSRLAAGIQPAVALREE; the protein is encoded by the coding sequence ATGCTGAAACACTTATTTACCCTCATCTGGAACCGCAAGCGCGCCAACGGCCTGCTGATTGTGGAGATTTTCCTGGCCTTCGTGGTGCTGTTTGTGGTGGGCAGCCTGCTGGTGTACCGCTGGCAGAACTACCGGGCCCCGCTGGGCTTTGCCTACGAACAGGTGTGGGAAGTGGACCTCGACCCTGGCACCCAACCCAAGGCCGAGCGCTACGCCACCCAGCAGCAAGTCATCCAGCGCCTGAAGTCGCTGCCCGGTGTGCGCAGCGTGACGCGCACCAGCTCGAATACGCCGTTCACCAACAGCCATAATTCGAGTAACATCGAGCGTCCCGACCAGCGGATTTTCCGGCCGCCCAGCAACGTTTACAACTTGGACGACGCGGCCGCCGACGTGCTCCAGCTGCCCCTGGAGGAAGGCCGCTGGTTCGACCGGCGCGACGACGGGGCCCCGGTGGTCGTCATCTCGCACGACATGAAGGAGCTGATGTTCCCGACCGAAACGGCGCTGGGCAAGCTCGTTGTGGCCGACGGCAACCGGCGCATCGTGGGCGTCACGGCCGCCTTCCGCGCCGACGGGGATTTCGCGGACCCCAAACAGGCCATTTTCCTGCGCAACGGCGTGCAAGACACCACCTTCGACCACCTGCGCACGCTGCTGGTGCGGGTGCAGCCCGGCGCCGGCGGGGCCCTGGAAAAGCAGATGAGCGCCGACATCCGCGCCATCGGCCCGAGCTGGAGCAGCAACATTACCCCGCTCTCGGAGGCGCGCGACAAGCAGATGAAGGCCGTGCTGATGCCGCTGGTGGCCCTGGTCATCACCTGCGTGTTCCTCGTCGTGAACGTGGCGCTGGGCCTGTTCGGCGTGCTGTGGCAAACCATCAACCAGCGCCGCTCCGAAATCGGGCTGCGGCGGGCCATCGGGGCCAGCGCTGGCGGCATCAGCGGGCAAATTCTGGGCGAGATTCTGGTGGTGGCCACCTTCGGGCTGGCGCTGGGGCTGCTGGTAGCGGCGCAGTTCCCGCTGCTGGGCGTGCTGGGCGTGCGGGTGGGCGTGTACGCCACCGCCATGGCCCTGGCCGCCGGGCTGGTATACCTGCTTACGGTGGTGTGCGCGCTGTACCCCAGCCGGTTGGCGGCGGGCATCCAGCCGGCAGTGGCGCTGCGCGAAGAATAG
- a CDS encoding ABC transporter permease → MLLSYFKIAWKVLQRRKFFTFISLFGISFTLMILLVVYALYDHTVGPHTPEKRVDRLLFVTHLGLWSPNSQGNSNPSYSFLNRYVRPLRTPEKISLATGGGYAVAYVGNTKLKLSQKGTDGAFWQVLDFEFLAGRPYSVQEVGTDARVAVINESTARRYFGAVAGAVGRSIEADGTAYRVVGVVRDVPAARYLSTADMWIPLGLTVDVHEPNYFGNCMAILLAPSAEALPAMQEEFKQVMRHVPVQDPKQFTELRVYADTLLGFAVRNLVTDTDGPDDGVAWFGRVALGLALLFMLLPALNLVNLNVSRMLERSSEIGVRKAFGATAGRLVGQFLVENIFLTLVGGVLGLGLAAGALALLNGSSVIEYAQFSLNGRVFAVALGAVLFFGLLSGVYPAYKMSKLPAIQALKGGTK, encoded by the coding sequence ATGCTTTTAAGCTACTTCAAAATTGCCTGGAAGGTCTTGCAGCGGCGCAAGTTCTTCACGTTTATCAGCCTGTTCGGCATCAGTTTTACGCTGATGATTTTGCTGGTGGTGTACGCCCTGTACGACCACACGGTGGGGCCCCACACGCCCGAAAAGCGCGTGGACCGGCTGCTGTTCGTGACGCACCTGGGGCTGTGGTCGCCCAACAGCCAGGGCAATTCCAACCCCAGCTACTCCTTTCTGAACCGCTACGTACGGCCGCTGCGCACGCCCGAAAAGATATCGCTGGCCACGGGCGGCGGCTACGCGGTGGCCTACGTGGGCAACACCAAGCTGAAGCTCAGCCAAAAGGGCACCGACGGCGCGTTCTGGCAAGTGCTGGACTTTGAGTTTCTGGCCGGCCGGCCCTACTCGGTGCAGGAAGTGGGCACCGACGCCCGCGTGGCCGTCATCAACGAGAGCACGGCCCGGCGCTACTTCGGGGCGGTGGCGGGCGCGGTGGGCCGCTCCATCGAGGCCGACGGCACCGCCTACCGGGTGGTGGGCGTGGTGCGCGACGTGCCCGCCGCGCGCTACCTCAGCACGGCCGACATGTGGATTCCCCTGGGCCTGACCGTGGACGTGCACGAGCCCAACTACTTCGGCAACTGCATGGCCATCCTGCTGGCCCCCAGCGCCGAAGCCCTGCCGGCTATGCAGGAGGAGTTCAAGCAAGTGATGCGCCACGTGCCCGTGCAGGACCCCAAGCAGTTCACCGAGCTGCGGGTGTACGCCGACACACTGCTGGGCTTCGCGGTGCGCAACCTCGTGACCGACACCGACGGGCCCGACGACGGCGTGGCTTGGTTTGGGCGGGTGGCGCTAGGGCTGGCCCTGCTGTTTATGCTGCTGCCGGCCCTGAACCTGGTGAACCTGAACGTGAGCCGGATGCTGGAGCGCTCCTCCGAAATCGGGGTGCGCAAGGCCTTTGGGGCCACGGCGGGGCGGCTGGTGGGGCAGTTTCTGGTCGAGAATATTTTCCTCACGCTGGTGGGCGGGGTGCTGGGCCTGGGCCTGGCCGCCGGGGCCCTGGCGCTGCTCAACGGCAGCAGCGTCATCGAGTATGCGCAGTTCTCCCTGAACGGGCGGGTGTTTGCGGTGGCGCTGGGGGCGGTGCTGTTTTTCGGGTTGCTGTCGGGGGTGTACCCGGCTTATAAAATGTCGAAGCTACCCGCAATTCAGGCCCTAAAAGGAGGAACCAAGTAA
- a CDS encoding ABC transporter ATP-binding protein, with translation MQTSAAPVLQLTDIEKIYQTKTIETVALHRINLTIGRGEFVSIMGPSGCGKSTLLSLMGLLDEPTHGTVAVDGRPVQSYSDKELAGLRNLKIGFVFQSYHLINDLAVLDNVELPLLYRPGLGGKERRQRALAALDKVGLSARTGHFPSQLSGGQRQRVAIARALAGAPEIILADEPTGNLDSVMGEEIMDLLLGLNRDHGTTIVMVTHDEQQALKTQRLIRLFDGSQVG, from the coding sequence ATGCAAACCTCCGCCGCGCCGGTGCTCCAGCTCACCGACATCGAGAAAATCTACCAGACCAAAACCATCGAAACGGTGGCTTTGCACCGCATCAACCTCACCATCGGGCGGGGCGAGTTTGTGTCCATCATGGGGCCCAGCGGGTGCGGCAAGTCCACGCTGCTGAGCCTGATGGGGCTGCTGGATGAGCCCACCCACGGGACCGTGGCCGTGGACGGCCGCCCCGTGCAGTCGTACTCCGACAAGGAGCTGGCCGGGCTGCGCAACCTGAAAATCGGCTTCGTTTTCCAGAGCTACCACTTGATAAATGACCTCGCGGTGCTTGATAACGTGGAACTGCCGCTGCTGTACCGGCCCGGGCTGGGCGGCAAGGAGCGCCGCCAGCGGGCCCTGGCCGCCCTCGACAAAGTGGGGTTGAGCGCCCGCACGGGGCACTTCCCGAGCCAGCTCTCGGGCGGGCAGCGGCAGCGGGTGGCCATTGCCCGGGCCCTGGCCGGGGCCCCGGAAATCATCCTGGCCGACGAGCCCACCGGCAACCTCGACTCGGTGATGGGCGAGGAAATAATGGACCTGCTGCTGGGCCTGAACCGCGACCATGGCACCACCATCGTGATGGTGACCCACGACGAGCAGCAGGCCCTGAAAACCCAGCGCCTCATCCGCCTTTTCGACGGCAGCCAGGTCGGCTAA